In the Rhinoderma darwinii isolate aRhiDar2 chromosome 13, aRhiDar2.hap1, whole genome shotgun sequence genome, one interval contains:
- the LOC142665765 gene encoding uncharacterized protein LOC142665765 isoform X1, whose protein sequence is MKLTIFLSLLCSGLGYDSCIKVNRENILQEPDRIELNSGGKAVLTCSVLESSTIGSNMRKRFKKILSIVNNSSSIDDDYKDRLSNSGNSSHFSVTLKNLTVNDTDVYLCCALTMKYIEICSSGTLIIVHAEVTYKVKDTAKEEMEQGYRKNSFGPTTYIITISAMLVLCLAVLMYMKLKKTKEKQNFNQNTYVDMTQIIRRNTMGNSFIYNRTENGTVSS, encoded by the exons TGAATAGAGAGAACATACTGCAAGAACCCGATCGAATAGAGCTTAATTCTGGAGGAAAAGCTGTTCTCACTTGCTCTGTGCTTGAGTCTTCCACAATAGGAAGCAATATGAGGAAACGTTTCAAGAAAATATTGTCCATCGTGAATAATAGCAGTTCTATAGATGATGATTATAAGGATCGATTGTCAAATTCTGGAAATAGTTCTCATTTTAGTGTAACATTGAAGAATCTGACAGTAAATGACACCGACGTTTATCTTTGCTGTGCATTAACAATGAAGTACATTGAGATCTGTTCAAGTGGAACTTTAATTATTGTGCACG CAGAAGTAACATATAAAGTGAAGGACACTGCCAAAGAGGAAATGGAACAAGGATACAGAAAAAATTCATTCGGTCCCACTACGTATATCATCACAATATCGGCAATGCTTGTTCTCTGTTTGGCTGTACTTATGTATATGAAACTCAAAAAAACA AAGGAAAAACAAAACTTCAATCAGAATACATATGTAGATATGACACAAATCATCCGTCGAAACACAATGGGAAATTCTTTCATCTATAACCGAACTGAAAATGGAACTGTTTCTTCTTAA
- the LOC142665765 gene encoding uncharacterized protein LOC142665765 isoform X2 — MKLTIFLSLLCSGLGYDSCIKVNRENILQEPDRIELNSGGKAVLTCSVLESSTIGSNMRKRFKKILSIVNNSSSIDDDYKDRLSNSGNSSHFSVTLKNLTVNDTDVYLCCALTMKYIEICSSGTLIIVHEVTYKVKDTAKEEMEQGYRKNSFGPTTYIITISAMLVLCLAVLMYMKLKKTKEKQNFNQNTYVDMTQIIRRNTMGNSFIYNRTENGTVSS; from the exons TGAATAGAGAGAACATACTGCAAGAACCCGATCGAATAGAGCTTAATTCTGGAGGAAAAGCTGTTCTCACTTGCTCTGTGCTTGAGTCTTCCACAATAGGAAGCAATATGAGGAAACGTTTCAAGAAAATATTGTCCATCGTGAATAATAGCAGTTCTATAGATGATGATTATAAGGATCGATTGTCAAATTCTGGAAATAGTTCTCATTTTAGTGTAACATTGAAGAATCTGACAGTAAATGACACCGACGTTTATCTTTGCTGTGCATTAACAATGAAGTACATTGAGATCTGTTCAAGTGGAACTTTAATTATTGTGCACG AAGTAACATATAAAGTGAAGGACACTGCCAAAGAGGAAATGGAACAAGGATACAGAAAAAATTCATTCGGTCCCACTACGTATATCATCACAATATCGGCAATGCTTGTTCTCTGTTTGGCTGTACTTATGTATATGAAACTCAAAAAAACA AAGGAAAAACAAAACTTCAATCAGAATACATATGTAGATATGACACAAATCATCCGTCGAAACACAATGGGAAATTCTTTCATCTATAACCGAACTGAAAATGGAACTGTTTCTTCTTAA